One region of Pseudomonas alvandae genomic DNA includes:
- a CDS encoding ABC transporter ATP-binding protein, translated as MYKLTIEGLHKSYGQHEVLKGVSLKARTGDVISLIGASGSGKSTFLRCINFLEQPNDGAMSLDGQSIQMIKDHHGMRVADADELQRIRTRLAMVFQHFNLWSHMTVLENITMAPRRVLGVSKQEADDRARRYLDKVGLPARVAEQYPAFLSGGQQQRVAIARALAMEPEVMLFDEPTSALDPELVGEVLKVIQGLAEEGRTMIMVTHEMSFARKVSNQVLFLHQGLVEEEGAPEDVLGNPISERLKQFLSGNLK; from the coding sequence ATGTACAAACTGACCATTGAAGGCCTGCACAAGAGCTACGGCCAGCATGAGGTGCTCAAAGGGGTTTCGCTCAAGGCCAGGACCGGCGACGTGATCAGCCTGATCGGCGCCAGCGGCTCGGGCAAAAGTACCTTCCTGCGTTGCATCAATTTCCTCGAACAACCCAACGACGGCGCCATGAGCCTGGACGGCCAGTCGATCCAGATGATCAAGGATCACCACGGCATGCGTGTGGCCGACGCCGACGAGTTGCAGCGCATCCGCACGCGCCTGGCCATGGTGTTCCAGCACTTCAACCTGTGGAGCCACATGACCGTGCTGGAAAACATCACCATGGCGCCGCGCCGGGTGCTGGGTGTCAGCAAGCAGGAAGCCGACGACCGCGCCCGCCGCTACCTCGACAAGGTCGGCCTGCCGGCCCGCGTTGCCGAGCAATACCCGGCGTTCCTCTCCGGCGGCCAGCAACAGCGCGTCGCGATTGCCCGCGCATTGGCGATGGAGCCGGAAGTCATGCTGTTCGACGAGCCGACGTCGGCCCTGGACCCGGAACTGGTGGGCGAAGTGTTGAAGGTCATCCAGGGCCTGGCCGAAGAAGGCCGGACCATGATCATGGTGACCCACGAAATGAGCTTCGCTCGCAAGGTGTCCAACCAGGTACTGTTCCTGCACCAGGGCCTGGTGGAAGAAGAAGGCGCGCCGGAAGACGTGCTGGGCAATCCCATCAGCGAACGGCTCAAGCAGTTCCTGAGCGGCAACCTGAAATAA
- a CDS encoding ligase-associated DNA damage response DEXH box helicase — MATSSNFAKQWFDARGWKPFAFQKHVWAAVKRGESGLLHASTGAGKTYAVWFAALNRFARSVPPPDKPRKRKPPAEPLTVLWITPMRALAADTAKALEAPLTPLQIPWSVGLRTGDTSASERARQGRRLPTALITTPESLTLMLARADAQTAVSTLRMVVVDEWHELLGNKRGVQLQLALARLRRWHPGLIVWGVSATLGNQAHAEQVLIPQGNGVSVQGANGKALQVDTLLPPTLERFPWAGHIGLKMLPQVVAEIDASGSCLVFTNTRAQSEIWYQAILDARPDWAGLIALHHSSLSRDTRDWVERALKDGQLKAVVCTSSLDLGVDFLPVERVMQIGSAKGVARLMQRAGRSGHAPGRTSRITLVPTHSLELVEAAAAQDAAAQRRIEPRESPDKPLDVLVQHLVSMALGGGFTPDELFDEVRSAWAYRNLNLAEWAWALAFVRHGGLSLTAYPDYRRVEPDEHGIWRVPDARLARRHRMSIGTIVSDASLQLKFWSKGGGGKTLGSVEEGFIARLRPGDGFLFAGRLLELVRVEDMTAYVRRSQAKKAAVPRWNGGRMPLSSELAAAVVARLSEAAAGHFDGPEMQAAQPMLSTQLRWSGLPTQGTLLAETLKSREGWHLFLYPFAGRQVHLGLASLLAWRVSQRQPVTFSIAVNDYGLELLSATELDWSAHLNPTLLRTDHLLDDVLASLNAGELALRRFREIARIAGLVFAGYPGAPKSTRQVQASSGLFFQVFKQYDADNLLLAQAGEEVLREELDIRRLEQTLERLDTLKLDLHVIKRPTPLGFPLLVERFRESMSSEKLADRIRRMVSELERTADRGTA; from the coding sequence ATGGCGACATCCAGCAACTTCGCGAAACAGTGGTTCGACGCCCGGGGCTGGAAGCCGTTCGCTTTTCAAAAACACGTGTGGGCCGCCGTCAAGCGCGGCGAGTCGGGGCTGCTGCATGCCAGCACCGGCGCCGGCAAGACCTACGCCGTCTGGTTTGCCGCCCTCAATCGTTTCGCGCGCTCAGTGCCGCCGCCGGATAAGCCGCGCAAACGCAAACCGCCGGCCGAGCCGTTGACGGTCTTGTGGATCACGCCCATGCGGGCCTTGGCCGCCGACACCGCCAAAGCCCTCGAAGCGCCGCTCACGCCGTTGCAAATCCCATGGAGCGTCGGCCTGCGCACTGGCGACACCAGCGCCAGCGAGCGCGCCCGCCAAGGCCGGCGCCTGCCCACTGCGCTGATCACCACACCGGAAAGCCTGACGCTGATGCTGGCCCGTGCCGATGCGCAAACCGCCGTCTCGACCCTGCGCATGGTCGTGGTGGATGAATGGCACGAACTGCTCGGCAACAAGCGTGGCGTCCAGTTGCAATTGGCGTTGGCGCGCCTGCGACGCTGGCATCCCGGGCTGATTGTGTGGGGCGTATCCGCGACCTTGGGTAATCAGGCACACGCCGAGCAAGTCCTTATCCCGCAAGGCAACGGGGTCAGCGTGCAGGGCGCCAACGGCAAAGCCCTACAGGTCGATACGCTGTTGCCACCGACCCTCGAGCGCTTTCCATGGGCCGGGCACATCGGCTTGAAAATGCTGCCTCAGGTTGTCGCCGAAATTGACGCCAGCGGCAGTTGCCTGGTCTTCACCAACACCCGCGCGCAATCGGAAATCTGGTACCAGGCCATTCTCGATGCGCGGCCGGATTGGGCCGGGCTGATTGCGCTGCACCACAGCTCGTTGTCCCGTGATACCCGCGACTGGGTGGAGCGAGCGTTGAAGGACGGCCAGCTCAAGGCCGTCGTGTGCACGTCCAGCCTGGACCTCGGCGTGGATTTCCTTCCCGTCGAACGCGTGATGCAGATCGGCTCGGCCAAAGGCGTTGCGCGACTGATGCAACGCGCCGGGCGCTCCGGCCATGCGCCGGGACGGACCTCGCGGATAACCCTGGTGCCCACCCATAGCCTGGAGCTCGTCGAGGCTGCCGCTGCCCAGGACGCCGCGGCACAGCGACGCATCGAACCGCGGGAATCGCCCGACAAACCCTTGGATGTCCTGGTCCAGCACCTGGTCAGCATGGCCCTGGGCGGCGGTTTCACTCCCGATGAGCTGTTCGACGAGGTCCGTAGCGCCTGGGCCTACCGCAACCTGAACCTGGCTGAATGGGCCTGGGCCCTGGCGTTCGTTCGTCACGGCGGGTTGTCGCTGACGGCCTACCCCGACTACCGACGGGTCGAACCGGACGAACACGGCATCTGGCGCGTCCCCGACGCCCGCCTGGCCAGGCGTCATCGCATGAGCATCGGCACCATCGTCAGCGACGCCAGCCTGCAACTGAAGTTCTGGAGCAAGGGCGGTGGCGGCAAGACCCTGGGCAGCGTGGAAGAAGGTTTCATCGCACGCCTGCGGCCCGGCGATGGTTTCCTGTTTGCCGGCCGGCTGCTAGAGCTGGTCCGGGTGGAGGACATGACCGCCTACGTGCGGCGCAGCCAGGCGAAGAAAGCCGCCGTACCGCGCTGGAACGGTGGGCGCATGCCGCTTTCCAGCGAGCTCGCCGCAGCTGTCGTGGCGCGCCTGAGCGAAGCCGCCGCCGGTCATTTCGACGGCCCGGAAATGCAAGCGGCGCAGCCCATGTTGAGCACGCAACTGCGCTGGTCCGGTTTGCCCACGCAAGGCACGTTGCTGGCCGAAACCCTCAAATCCCGGGAAGGTTGGCACTTGTTCCTGTATCCATTCGCCGGACGCCAGGTTCACCTGGGACTCGCCAGCTTGCTGGCCTGGCGCGTCAGCCAACGGCAACCGGTGACGTTTTCCATTGCGGTCAACGACTACGGCCTGGAATTGCTCAGCGCCACCGAGCTGGATTGGTCGGCACACCTGAACCCGACGCTGTTGCGCACCGACCACTTGCTGGACGACGTCCTTGCCAGCCTGAACGCCGGCGAACTGGCCTTGCGCCGCTTCCGAGAGATCGCCCGGATCGCCGGGCTGGTGTTCGCCGGCTATCCCGGCGCGCCGAAGAGCACTCGGCAAGTCCAGGCGTCCAGCGGCTTGTTCTTCCAGGTGTTCAAGCAATACGACGCCGACAACCTGCTGCTGGCCCAGGCCGGCGAGGAAGTCCTGCGCGAAGAACTGGATATACGCCGATTGGAGCAGACCTTGGAACGCCTCGATACCTTGAAGCTCGACCTGCATGTCATCAAGCGCCCGACCCCGCTGGGTTTCCCATTGCTGGTGGAGCGGTTCCGCGAAAGCATGAGTTCGGAAAAGCTCGCCGACCGCATTCGCCGAATGGTCAGCGAACTGGAAAGAACCGCCGATCGGGGGACCGCCTGA
- the pdeM gene encoding ligase-associated DNA damage response endonuclease PdeM: MAAPYPVNLAGEELWLLPQKALYWPAQETLMVADVHFGKAAAYRSLGQPVPHGTTASNIAALDALLASLPCRLLIFLGDFLHGPGSHAPGTLRALADWRARHPSLAMTLIRGNHDKRAGDPPPGLNIRVVPEPLLLGPFAVQHEPHPHSSRHVLAGHVHPVYHLSGKGRQRLRLPCFRLGSDISLLPAFGAFTGGYRVEQGNDCKIFVIGDNEIWPVS, encoded by the coding sequence ATGGCCGCGCCCTATCCCGTCAACCTCGCCGGGGAAGAGCTCTGGCTGCTCCCGCAAAAAGCCCTGTACTGGCCCGCCCAGGAAACGTTGATGGTGGCGGATGTACATTTCGGCAAAGCCGCTGCGTACCGCAGCCTCGGCCAGCCGGTTCCCCATGGCACGACAGCGAGCAACATCGCGGCGCTCGATGCATTGCTGGCGAGCCTGCCCTGCCGACTGCTGATTTTCCTTGGGGATTTTCTCCATGGGCCCGGCTCCCATGCACCGGGAACCTTAAGGGCCTTGGCGGACTGGCGTGCGCGACACCCGTCCCTGGCCATGACGCTCATACGCGGCAATCACGACAAGCGTGCCGGCGACCCGCCGCCGGGCCTGAATATCCGCGTCGTCCCCGAGCCGCTGCTGCTGGGTCCTTTCGCCGTGCAACACGAACCGCACCCGCATTCGAGCCGGCACGTTCTGGCCGGCCACGTGCACCCGGTCTACCATCTCAGTGGCAAAGGTCGGCAGCGGCTGCGCCTGCCGTGCTTTCGCCTCGGCAGCGACATCAGCCTGCTGCCGGCCTTTGGCGCGTTCACGGGAGGCTATCGGGTCGAGCAAGGGAACGATTGCAAGATCTTTGTCATCGGCGACAACGAAATATGGCCCGTCAGTTGA
- the dcd gene encoding dCTP deaminase has product MSIKSDKWIRRMAQEHGMIEPFVERQMRGEGADRLISFGVSSYGYDVRCADEFKVFTNINSATVDPKNFDEKSFVDIKSDVCIIPPNSFALARTVEYFRIPRNVLTICLGKSTYARCGIIVNVTPLEPEWEGHVTLEFSNTTTLPAKIYANEGVAQMLFLESDEECEVSYKDRGGKYQGQRGVTLPRT; this is encoded by the coding sequence ATGAGCATCAAATCGGACAAGTGGATTCGCCGCATGGCGCAAGAGCACGGCATGATCGAGCCTTTCGTCGAGCGCCAGATGCGTGGCGAAGGCGCCGACCGGCTGATTTCCTTCGGCGTTTCCAGCTACGGCTACGACGTGCGCTGCGCCGATGAATTCAAGGTGTTCACCAACATCAATTCCGCCACCGTCGACCCGAAGAATTTCGACGAGAAGAGCTTCGTCGACATCAAGAGCGATGTTTGCATCATTCCACCGAACTCCTTCGCCCTGGCTCGCACTGTCGAGTACTTCCGCATCCCGCGCAACGTATTGACCATCTGCCTGGGCAAAAGCACCTATGCCCGCTGCGGCATCATCGTCAACGTGACGCCGTTGGAACCTGAGTGGGAAGGCCATGTGACGCTGGAGTTCTCCAACACCACCACCCTGCCGGCGAAGATCTATGCCAACGAGGGTGTGGCGCAGATGCTGTTCCTCGAATCCGACGAGGAGTGCGAAGTGTCCTACAAGGATCGGGGTGGTAAATACCAGGGCCAGCGCGGCGTGACACTGCCGCGTACCTGA
- a CDS encoding cold-shock protein, which translates to MSNRQTGTVKWFNDEKGFGFITPQSGDDLFVHFKAIQSDGFKSLKEGQQVSFIATRGQKGMQAEEVQVI; encoded by the coding sequence ATGTCTAATCGCCAAACCGGTACCGTTAAGTGGTTCAACGATGAAAAAGGCTTCGGCTTCATCACTCCACAATCCGGTGACGACCTGTTCGTTCACTTCAAAGCTATCCAATCCGACGGCTTCAAAAGCCTGAAAGAAGGCCAACAGGTTTCTTTCATCGCTACCCGCGGTCAGAAAGGCATGCAAGCTGAAGAAGTTCAAGTTATCTAA
- a CDS encoding DUF481 domain-containing protein, whose product MLSRTLLCLAVTSASMPLLADTVWLKNGDKLSGKITVFDGGKLLIQTDYAGAVPIDWKQVKTLESDQQLLVKQDAYSGEKAKALQPAEEGKVTLANGDAPKTVELASIQQILKPKPVVEDLVWKGNIDAALDYQRAEADTDDYDIDFKTSARHGRWRHTAEGEYNREFQDDVVSADNWRLEYSLDRFITDKWFWQGRLNYKRDKVEDLARQRVVGTGPGYQFWDDELGAFSLGSLLNRTDYEYRDGGKDNFYSVAMKWDYNRYLIGKRVEFFTNGEVGKPLSDVADYAYDAEVGLRYKVTDWASLNLKAEKDVIEGTEDSDLSKTRYTAGFGVTW is encoded by the coding sequence ATGTTGTCCAGAACCCTGCTGTGCCTAGCTGTTACGAGCGCCTCCATGCCATTGCTTGCCGATACCGTCTGGTTGAAGAACGGCGACAAGCTCAGCGGCAAGATTACCGTTTTCGATGGCGGCAAACTGTTGATCCAGACCGATTACGCCGGCGCGGTCCCTATTGACTGGAAGCAGGTCAAGACACTTGAAAGCGACCAGCAATTGTTGGTCAAGCAGGACGCTTATTCTGGCGAAAAGGCCAAGGCCCTGCAGCCTGCGGAAGAGGGCAAGGTGACTTTGGCCAATGGTGATGCGCCCAAGACCGTTGAGCTGGCGAGTATCCAGCAGATCCTCAAGCCCAAGCCGGTGGTCGAGGACTTGGTCTGGAAAGGCAATATCGACGCCGCGCTGGATTACCAGCGCGCAGAAGCTGATACCGACGATTACGACATCGATTTCAAGACCTCTGCGCGCCACGGCAGGTGGCGGCACACTGCTGAAGGCGAGTACAACCGTGAATTCCAGGATGACGTGGTGTCGGCGGACAACTGGCGGCTGGAATATTCCCTCGACCGGTTCATCACTGACAAATGGTTCTGGCAAGGTCGCCTCAATTACAAGCGCGACAAAGTCGAAGACCTGGCCCGCCAGCGTGTCGTGGGCACCGGTCCCGGCTACCAGTTCTGGGACGACGAGCTGGGCGCGTTCTCGCTGGGTTCGCTGCTCAACCGTACGGATTATGAATATCGCGATGGGGGCAAGGACAACTTCTATTCCGTCGCCATGAAGTGGGATTACAACCGCTACCTGATTGGCAAGCGCGTGGAGTTCTTCACCAACGGCGAAGTCGGCAAGCCGCTATCCGATGTCGCCGACTACGCCTATGACGCGGAAGTCGGGTTGCGCTACAAGGTGACCGACTGGGCGTCGCTCAACCTCAAGGCCGAGAAGGACGTGATCGAAGGGACTGAAGACAGCGACCTGAGCAAGACGCGCTACACGGCTGGGTTTGGCGTGACCTGGTAA